From the genome of Psychroserpens ponticola, one region includes:
- a CDS encoding glyceraldehyde-3-phosphate dehydrogenase — protein sequence MSLNGTYENELAFQADRRRATVEFIKIVSDLWYDKSIELVLFRNQLIDRNVSEILNLHEYAGEFVQKPISIFDSVEIAQAIKTLDLPPAKLDIGKLTYEFHLEDQKYSNATGFVANKLKGAKKNKNIKPKDVVLYGFGRIGRLVARELMTKTGKGSQLRLRAIVTRGTINQTVLEKRASLLRNDSVHGDFSGTVIADAKNSALIINGTTVNIISANAPEDIDYTKYGIKDALVIDNTGAFRDKEALSRHLKSKGINKVLLTAPGKGIPNIVHGVNHLENDPDKVDIFSAASCTTNAITPILKAVEDTYGVISGHLETIHAYTNDQNLVDNFHSKYRRGRAAGLNMVITETGAGSAVSKALPSFEGKLTSNAIRVPVPNGSLAILNLDLEKKTSVDAMNAMMKKYALEGDLVEQIKYEMSDELVSSDIVGSSAPSIYDSKATIVRPTGKNTILYIWYDNEYGYSHQVIRLAKYIAKVRRFTYY from the coding sequence ATGAGTTTGAACGGAACTTATGAAAACGAATTAGCTTTTCAAGCAGATCGAAGAAGAGCAACAGTAGAATTTATTAAAATCGTGAGCGACCTTTGGTACGACAAATCTATCGAATTGGTATTGTTCAGAAACCAATTAATTGATAGAAATGTTAGCGAAATTTTAAATCTGCATGAGTATGCTGGAGAATTTGTACAAAAACCAATTTCAATTTTTGATTCGGTAGAAATAGCACAAGCTATTAAAACATTAGACCTTCCTCCTGCCAAATTAGACATTGGAAAACTAACTTACGAGTTTCACTTAGAAGACCAAAAGTATAGTAATGCTACTGGTTTTGTCGCTAATAAACTAAAAGGCGCTAAGAAAAATAAAAATATCAAACCAAAAGACGTCGTATTATACGGTTTCGGAAGAATTGGTCGTTTAGTGGCTAGAGAATTAATGACTAAAACAGGTAAAGGAAGTCAATTGCGTTTAAGAGCTATTGTAACTCGTGGAACGATTAACCAGACTGTTTTAGAAAAAAGAGCCTCTTTATTAAGAAATGATTCTGTACATGGTGATTTTTCAGGAACTGTAATTGCGGATGCAAAAAATAGTGCTTTAATTATTAATGGAACAACGGTTAACATCATCTCTGCGAATGCACCAGAAGATATTGATTATACAAAATATGGTATTAAAGATGCATTAGTTATTGATAATACAGGAGCCTTTAGAGATAAAGAAGCGTTAAGCAGACACCTAAAATCAAAAGGTATAAATAAAGTATTATTAACAGCACCAGGAAAGGGAATTCCAAATATTGTACATGGCGTAAATCATTTAGAAAATGATCCAGATAAAGTCGATATTTTCTCTGCAGCGTCTTGTACTACTAATGCCATCACTCCTATTTTAAAAGCCGTTGAAGATACATATGGAGTTATAAGTGGTCACTTAGAAACGATTCATGCGTATACTAATGATCAAAACTTAGTTGATAATTTCCATAGCAAATACAGACGTGGACGTGCAGCTGGATTGAACATGGTAATTACAGAAACTGGAGCTGGCAGCGCAGTATCTAAAGCATTACCATCTTTTGAAGGGAAATTGACTTCAAATGCAATTCGTGTACCAGTACCAAATGGATCTTTGGCTATTCTAAATTTAGATTTAGAAAAGAAAACTTCTGTTGATGCTATGAATGCAATGATGAAAAAGTATGCATTAGAAGGTGATTTAGTTGAGCAGATTAAATATGAAATGAGTGATGAATTAGTATCTAGCGATATTGTAGGAAGCTCAGCGCCTTCAATTTATGATAGTAAAGCTACAATTGTAAGACCTACAGGCAAAAACACCATACTTTATATTTGGTATGATAACGAATATGGTTATAGTCATCAAGTGATTAGATTAGCTAAATATATTGCTAAAGTTAGACGTTTTACTTACTACTAG